The Leptotrichia sp. OH3620_COT-345 DNA segment AACTTTAAATCTTTCTGTATCCAAACTTCCAATATTGATATTTTTTAATTTTGAAGTTTGTAATTCCACGGATATTATATTCTGTCCATAATCAAATATTTGAGCATTTAGTAAAATTTGTATTTACAGTTTTTTCTTTACTATTTGACATTACATTTATTACCGTTATAAATAGAAATATTACAATCAATACTTTACTGTTTCGTTTCATAAGATTTATCTCCTTTATTTAGATAATATCAGTACTGTTTTTATTAGTCCAGATTTTCCCCGTTACTTGCAATTACTTTTTTGTACCAATTAAAACTTTTCTTTTTATTTCTTTTTAATGTTCCGTTTCCGTCATTATCTTTATCCACATGCACAAATCCATACCTTTTTTTCATTTCTCCTGTTCCTGCACTTACAAGATCTATACATCCCCATGTCGTATATCCGAGCAGTTCCACTCCATCAAGAATAACAGCATCTTTCATTGCTTTTATATGAGCCCTTAAATAATCTATTCTATAATCATCTTGTACATAACCGTTCTCATCAGGAACATCTATCGCTCCCAAACCATTTTCTACGACAAATAAAGGCTTCTGATATCTGTCATATAAATTATTCATAGTTATTCTGAACCCTAAAGGATCTATCTGCCATCCCCATTCCGAAACTTTCAAATAAGGGTTCTTGACAGTAGTGAATATATTTCCTTCTGTTTTCTCTTTAGGATCTGCTGAAGAGCATCTTGAAGAATAATAGGAGAAGCTTATAAAATCAACTGTATTGTCTTTTAATATTTTTTTATCTTCTTCCGTTATATTGATTTCTATCCCTTTCTGTTTAAATTCTTTAAGTAAATAGGAGGGATAATATCCTCTTGCCTGTACATCTATAAAACAGTAGTTTTCCCTGTTCTGCTTCATGGATTTGAATACATCTTCAGGTTTTGCAGTAAGAGGATAATATTCTCCGGCAGCAAGCATACATCCCACTTTATTCTCCGGATCAATTTCATGGGCAATTTTTGTAGCCCATGCACTTGCAACCAACTCATTATGTGCTGCCTCGTATTTTACCTGTTCTTCATTTTCTCCCTCTTTAAATACTATACCCGCCCCCATAAAAGGTGCATGCAGTATCATATTTATTTCATTAAATGTAATCCAGTACTTTACAAGCCCTTTATATCTTGTGAATATTGTTTCACAAAGTTTTTTATAAAATTTTATTAATTTTCTATTTCTCCATCCTCCATATTCTTTTATTAAATGAATCGGACAATCAAAATGAGTAATTGTAATTAAAGGTTCTATGCCATATTTTCTGCATTCTCTGAATACATTTTCATAAAATGCAAGACCTGCTTCATTTGGACTTTCTTCATCTCCTTTGGGAAATATTCTGCTCCATCCTATAGACAGTCTAAATACTTTAAACCCCATTTCACCCAATAA contains these protein-coding regions:
- a CDS encoding 6-phospho-beta-glucosidase, with amino-acid sequence MSEKGFKKDFLWGGATAANQYEGGYNEGGRGAANVDLIPLGKDRGDIIKGKKEMLDFEEGYYYPAKEGVDFYHRYKEDIALLGEMGFKVFRLSIGWSRIFPKGDEESPNEAGLAFYENVFRECRKYGIEPLITITHFDCPIHLIKEYGGWRNRKLIKFYKKLCETIFTRYKGLVKYWITFNEINMILHAPFMGAGIVFKEGENEEQVKYEAAHNELVASAWATKIAHEIDPENKVGCMLAAGEYYPLTAKPEDVFKSMKQNRENYCFIDVQARGYYPSYLLKEFKQKGIEINITEEDKKILKDNTVDFISFSYYSSRCSSADPKEKTEGNIFTTVKNPYLKVSEWGWQIDPLGFRITMNNLYDRYQKPLFVVENGLGAIDVPDENGYVQDDYRIDYLRAHIKAMKDAVILDGVELLGYTTWGCIDLVSAGTGEMKKRYGFVHVDKDNDGNGTLKRNKKKSFNWYKKVIASNGENLD